GCTGCATtattgaggatttttttttttactggcaCTGACTGTAAGAcagtatgtggttgtcttacctaacttagttgaatgcactataaTTGGCTCTGGGTATGGATAAGCATAAGGCCCTGCGAGAGACTAGCATCCTGTCTAGAGGGCGTACTTGTACATCAAACTGGctcatgctacagaaacaggagataggcccCTGTTCCTATGAGCTGTTAGAGCTTGCACAAGCCTTAGCCCCAATCTATCtctttaatgctgagtgccaagcagagacgcaCCAAGTCACATTTGTTacagtctctggataagagtgtctgctaatggagtaaaatgtaaatgtaggtgaTCAGGGTCCTGAGGCTGCCCCCACAAGCTGAGGCCTGCCCCAAAGACAACATGGCCGCCTTCTGTGTGGAGACAGACGGCAGGAGGTACGTCTTCGCAACGGATAAGGACAACTGCGTGGAGTGGGTGGAGAGGATGTGTGACCTCGCCTTCCAGGTGAGAATAGCAGCTTCTGTTGTTGTCTTGTGACTGTTATGGATCAGTCTCAATTCAACAGTTTGACAGTTACAGATAGAAGTAGAATCATACTTTATTAGCATTCAACAACGCTGATAGGAATTTGTTTCGGAATTGGTACAAGGCTAACAGCAAACGCCATTATTCACTGGTCTCTCTATCATTAAACTCTTTTCATCACCAAACAGTTATTATATAGAGGATGTGTACACTCTTGGAAAATAGGTTGTAAAAGGGTTCTTCTGCtgaccccataggagaacccttttttgttccCTGTATAaacctctgtagaaagggttctacatggaagccAAAAGgggtagatagcacctttttttttctaagagtgtaggtatCTGTGAGGACAGTTCTCACTGTCTAATCTAAATACATGTCTTCTCTCCCAGGGAGGCTCCACTGGTCAGCAGCCTCAGATTCAGATGGAGGACAACCAGATCTACGTCTCCAGGGAGGAAGGTGAGAAGCACATCAGATATCCTAGTGGCCATTACAAACTATAACGAACAACCATTCTTCTGTCTGTTTATGTCTAATGGGCATATGATTACTGCTGTCTTGGAACAGGTTCTTCTTTTCAAAGATATTACTACGAATAAAGGATAGATAAACACAAAATAGAAAGCAAGAAATAGAAATGAACACCCTCCATAGTGCTTCGGTCATGACcgccactctccctcctctctcccctcagtTAGTGAGTTCAGGGTGGGTGTGAAGCAGACGGATGTAGCGATGCGCTGCGGCCTCCAGGGGGAGTACTATTGGCTGCAAGTGGCCCAGGAGGGGCTGGTCCTTAAGGAGGCGGAGACCAGGAAGAGTTTGCAGGACTGGCCCTATCGGCTGATACGACGCTATGGCAGAGACAAGGTCAGTAGAACCATGGAATTTAGAATCTCATTGAACCATTGAATTAGATTCCTAATCTGTTATTAGTTTTAATCTAATGCTACTCTCTAGTGTCTAATTTCAAGGCCATCACAGTACGGTACTATGCTGCGCTACAAAGGCAAAACAGTAGTAACTACATAATTTTTTGGACTGCGAATTctgacttcaaagtatttttctcTCTAAACAGACAGCAATTTCTGGTACTTAATGATATGTTTTGATCAACTGGCTTGTTCTTGTGTCAGGAAACAAAATACCACACTAATCAGATAATTTACCTGGCCATTACAACAGATCAAAGTTACTGTGTTTAGCTTTTTAGGGCAGTGTGGGTCCAAAAAAGGATGTGTCTAAGGATCATTGTAGGGTCATCAGTGTCCATTCAAGAAGGTTGGAGGTTATAATACGTATGGTGCCCACATTAAATTATGCAATTTTCCAGTGAACACCTGTGGGAATTTTCTCAAATCATTGTGTCCTCTTGGttctcccacagttgacattCTCCATCGAGGCGGGCCGGCGTTGTGACTCTGGACCCGGAGCCTTCACCTTTGACACATGCCAAGCTGACGACATCTTCAGCCTCATCGAGAACGCCATATGGGAACAGAAGGCCGTCGCCGGGGACGAATGTGAGGGCCACACTGTGGCTGCTAACCGTAGCCCTAACATGCCTCGTGCTCGTTCACCACTGCCCAAACTACCAGATAGCGCAGCCATTTTAGAGGGCAGCTACAGCTTTAAGCCAGTATTTTCAAACGCTATTGGCGCAGAGCAGTGTGTGTACTCACAGCCGCCTAATTTGATTGGCTCTGAGGAGTGTCCGTACTCTGAGCCAGCAGACAGTATTAAACCCAAAGCCCCAGGCCTCAACTCCTATCTGACGCCCCCAACGGCCTCCACCCTcaccccctctatccctctatacccCCACAATCACCATGGCAACCGAACGGAACCAGTGTACGCCGACCCAGCAGACATCCTCTCACTCACACCCCCGagatctacaccaccaccaccaccgcccacTTCCTCTTCCTGCTCTTGTCACCACGGCGACAAGCCAGAGCCGGTCTACTCCGAGGTGTATGACCGGGGACAGGAACCTGGCAAAGAGCAACCCATCTATAGTGAGCCTTGTGTGGGGACCCCAGCCAAGGGCCCCAACACTGACCCGTTCGCCCACCTTTACAGCCAGGTCTGCAAGCCAGGCTCTTCatcctcatcttcatcatcatcatccccctcttcctcctcatcatcatcgttGACCATTACCAGGACCTTGGCCACCAGGAGGCCCACTGCTGGACGCCAGTCACCAGAGGTCATCTATGAAAACATGGGGTTCATTTAGGATACTCTgctgcgtctgaaatggcaccctattgccctttaaggtgcactacttctgatcagTGCCCATAAGGATATATTGAGACCAATCCACACATTCACTCATTTCACAATGTTATTGTAAACTTACTTTATTTATTGAACTTGTTTTCACATACAGAATCATTGTTTTTTCTTATGATGTAATAACTTTTGTATAACCTGATATGAATATCAATTTTGCACACCAGTGTAATGAACatgggagagggagaaaagagtgaCAGAGATCTTCCAGAAGTCTGCCAGTGGTCGATGTAAATATTACAAACAGTGTTAGCCTCCTCCTCCCCAACAGAAACCAATGACTTCCGCTCAGTCTCACATCCTTTTCCTAATTTACTTTGTTTTACTGATGTGATTCAATAAACCAATCATGGGTGTGTATCCAGTAACTCTCCCTCCACTATTTGTTTTGTGCAttgattgtttatttttttgaaaTTGTATTGTGCCCCTCAATAAatgagactactgttcagttCAACGCTGTTTACATGGGAATATGTGAACGTTAACAGACCGACTACTGTATATTTCAGGCTCCTCTGTGGTTGTCGGCGTGTATTCATGTTTGGTTTAGTGAGATTTGAAGCTTCCTCGTTTAACACATTGTAATAGTTCTATTACATACTGTACTGCACCTGACCTGTAGGCTAAGTAGCCTATTATACCGTGTTAGAAATAGCACCAAATCGGACACCGAATGGGTAGGTGAGAATAACAAATACGCCGTATTTTGATACACTTGAACCgtacttttttgttttcttggttTCTGTAAGCGTTTCGTTCCCCCCTGTCCATCGTGTATTGACAGAACGCCCCGAGCGCACTTTTAATGACGCGTAACTGACACGCGCCGAAGAGTACTTGTGTCATCAACGGACATTCTTCCTGATGTCACTTCTCAACATGCGGACCACCTGTTTTATGGCCGTGATCTTGTATCTCACAACTGGTTCATCTCGTTGTCAAACACCAATTCCCAATGTTCACGGAGGTGAGTACAGTACAGTTGGACaaacggtctctctctctacatacaAAATGTATTGCAATTTTAAAATGTATCGCAATTCCTAATGGGTACGGTAACTTTAGGAAGGCTACAATCTAAATAGTCATAGCAATGCAAATGATGTTGCCTAGCAAACAAGTACATTTGTAAGAAGTCTATTATCAGCACCCAGTGTGGTTTTGGCAGGCTAATTTATTCATCTGGGAATGGAGATGGTTAATGACTTAATCCGACATTTAACCAGATGGGAAGGATGGAGGCATGGTGGAGAAACGCCCATTAAACAACACTTTTAAAATGACTGAAGACACGTGTGTCATTTCACTGCTGTTTTCACTAAGTACCCGGAATATAGCAGAGTGAGTATAGACTGGGGTTACAGTGTTATCCTAATTTTGCCTGCTTTCATGGATAGATAGGCCTAGGCTATAGGTCTTAGATTGTAGTACGGAGAATGTGGAGGTTTGAGATGCCCCACTcgtagtggtctgtgtgtgtgtgtgtgttaacacccAATTGCAACAAGGAGCAGTTTACCGGACACATATTAAGCCTATGTCACGGACTAAATAGCAAACACAAAGGAGAGTTTAGCCCCAAAAGTGTCTACCTAAATCAGCATTGAGTGACTGGTGAGTAGGGGTTTATTTATTACgctgattctgttgcaaaacatttcttaaacggaatgaaatggggagggacctaactgaatttgtccaatagaaaccaTTTTTTGTTGTTTGGACTAATTATTGCACCCCAACTGTGGGTAGCGGCCCACCGACCACAATAATATTTCTCAGTAGAGGAAGTGACACAATTACTGATGCTTAGAAATGGTTCAGTAAAAGTCCCTGTAAGTCAGTCTCATCCTTCACACATTCACTCAAAGATCTAGGTCAAATaaatggggtggaggaggggagtaTATTTTACggagccctggtccaaagtagtgcactgtcggaaattgtcacgccctgaccttagagagcctttttatgtctatttggtttggtcagggtgtgttttggggtgggcattctatttttgttttctatgattttgtatttctatgttttggccgtgtatggttctcaatcagggacagctgtctatcgttgtctctgattgggaaccatacttaggtatcccttttccctcctttcagtgtgggaagttgtctttgtttgtggcacatagccttaagcttcacggtcgtttttgtattgtttattgtttttgtcggcgtcatcctaataaaaaggaatatgtacgctcacaacgctgtgctttggtccagttctttcgacggccgtgacagaaatATTTGGGGCACATCCCTAATGTTATGTCCTGTTCTCCTCAGGGGTAGGTGCAGTTCTGGGGGTGTCCAACACCAGCGTCCTCCTGCAAGACCCCATCTCTGAGACACTCTACCTGGGAGCCAGAGGCTCCATCCTGGCCCTGCACACCTCCAACCTCACCTGGAAACACCCatcagtgagagagaaagggagggagagacagagatagtggggagagagggagggacagggacaTAAGAGggcggagggagagacagggagataggagggagggacagggagataagaggggagggacagggagatgggagggaggagggagggacagggagataagagagtggagggagggagggagggacagggagataagagggcggagggagggagggacagggagataagagggggagggacagggagatgggaaggagggacagggagataagaggggggagggagggacagagatagtggggagagagggagggacagggacataagaggacggagggagggacagggacataagaggacggagggagggacagggagataAGAGGgcggagggagggacagggagataagaggggagagacagggagatgggagggagggacagggagataaga
This genomic interval from Salvelinus alpinus chromosome 6, SLU_Salpinus.1, whole genome shotgun sequence contains the following:
- the dok1a gene encoding docking protein 2; translated protein: MPRDSLNIMDTHVKAGQVYLQHRNVEKKWKQHWLALYPSSRCGVARLERQEVGGGERSGPSGVWKHQDKVKEKRVIRLSEVIRVLRLPPQAEACPKDNMAAFCVETDGRRYVFATDKDNCVEWVERMCDLAFQGGSTGQQPQIQMEDNQIYVSREEVSEFRVGVKQTDVAMRCGLQGEYYWLQVAQEGLVLKEAETRKSLQDWPYRLIRRYGRDKLTFSIEAGRRCDSGPGAFTFDTCQADDIFSLIENAIWEQKAVAGDECEGHTVAANRSPNMPRARSPLPKLPDSAAILEGSYSFKPVFSNAIGAEQCVYSQPPNLIGSEECPYSEPADSIKPKAPGLNSYLTPPTASTLTPSIPLYPHNHHGNRTEPVYADPADILSLTPPRSTPPPPPPTSSSCSCHHGDKPEPVYSEVYDRGQEPGKEQPIYSEPCVGTPAKGPNTDPFAHLYSQVCKPGSSSSSSSSSSPSSSSSSSLTITRTLATRRPTAGRQSPEVIYENMGFI